In Nicotiana tabacum cultivar K326 chromosome 2, ASM71507v2, whole genome shotgun sequence, the following proteins share a genomic window:
- the LOC142167804 gene encoding protein FAR1-RELATED SEQUENCE 5-like: MAQAYEIDLLDDSGIRPKASFDYADSLKHDVARSLVNYFEKRTLEDLAFRFSLQLDDGGLITNIFWADGKMIRDFKIYGDVVSFDTTYRTNKEYRSLALFVGLNNHREMVIFGATLLYEESAESFEWLFNAFFKNMSAEKPQTFITDQDFVISFVVSLIMPQTYHRLCIWHLEKNAFKHLNHVFRAHASFSGDFSKLL, encoded by the exons atggcTCAAGCATATGAAATTGACTTATTAGACGATTCAGGGATACGTCCTAAAGCTTCATTTGATTATGCTG ATAGTTTGAAACATGACGTAGCTCGTAGCTTggtgaattattttgagaaacgAACTCTAGAGGATCTTGCTTTTCGATTTTCTTTACAATTAGATGATGGAGGTTTGATAACTAATATTTTCTGGGCAGATGGAAAGATGATAAGAGATTTTAAGATTTATGGAGATGTTGTGTCCTTTGATACAACATATAGAACAAATAAAGAATACCGATCATTGGCATTATTTGTTGGTTTGAACAATCATAGGGAAATGGTCATATTTGGTGCAACCCTTCTATATGAAGAATCTGCTGAATCTTTTGAGTGGCTTTTTAATGCATTCTTTAAGAATATGTCTGCAGAGAAACCACAAACATTTATCACAGATCAAGATTTCGTTATATCTTTTGTTGTCTCATTAATAATGCCACAGACATATCATCGCTTGTGTATATGGCACTTGGAAAAGAATGCATTCAAGCATTTAAATCATGTCTTTAGAGCCCATGCATCATTTTCAGGAGATTTTAGCAAATTGCTTTAG